The genomic stretch CTCTACCTATAAGTTGTCGGCAACACAATTAGTATCTCTTTAATCCAAACCCTAGATTTATGGAGAAATATTTCTGTTTTATAAATAATTAACTTCCAAACGATCTGTTATATGAAAGAGACTTCGTCTGTATAAGAAATCTTTTCTATGTTCCAGCTGCTCAGCATAGAaagttacctttttatttttttaatcaaaATGGCAATTACAATTTCTACTTTTTACGGCCAATGATTAGTACCAGGAGATTAATGCGTTTTAACTTATTGAGTAAAATAAGTTATCCAAATAAAGTGATACGTATAAAAACTACGTACAATAATACTAAGGATCAAATATCACTAGATTTGCAGATTATGATGCTGAGCAACAACTATTTTGATCATGACATTTATCTGGTGCATGGGTTAACTCTTAATAAAGACGATTCTGCCAAAAGTATATATAGTAATTAAAATAAAGCTAAGTGCCCGTTTGGATGAGCTTGTTTTAAGtagcttttaagccaaaatagtTGTTAAGCCATAAGTTAGGATTTCTAGCTTTTGGcttgtttttgtcattttagcttaaaaacaagTGATTAAAAGCATTTTTTTACTTTATCCAAACACTATAAAATGGTTTAAAAGCTATTTGGCTTAAAAACACTTAAAATAagtcaatccaaacgggctctaaaaaAGATGGCCAAACATAATAATACTCTAAAATCAGTATATGGGTCTATCATTGCTAGTATAATCCATCATTGCTTCATAAGCAATATTTTTACAACATGTATATCATCACGGTAAAGACTTATTCGCATCGGATAATATCAGGATGAACTAATCTTTGATTCGCCTTGCTCTGCTTAATGTTTTTTTATTATAGATAACTTACTCAACCCGGCCTTGTCAAGCTTTTTCTCTGCTATGTCCTGCCCCGCCCTGCTCCATTATTATTCCAAATTTTGAATcctaaaagatttttttttatttggtttatcacttaaattgatttggagctctaGGAATATAAATACGAATTACAAGTTTTTAGAATTCCTACTTTACACTTAATTAAGTGATTTATAGCGATATAAATATTTATAGTTTGTTTTAGAttacaagtttcaaaaatcttttctattaaaattttGTGTCGGCTCAAACACCGCCGTATAAATTGAAAGGGCGAAGTATTATGAAAGCACTTGGCGATGAACTTCACAAGACCACTGTAAAATTATGATGCAACTTAAGCAGTTTGTCGATTTTGTCTTCATTATACAGTTTGTCGATTTTGTCTTCATTATTTGAATCAACAAAATTGTACAATATCGTACTGCAAGTAAATAAGAATTCTTACCAATGGGACGTGTAATGCTAAAAAACGATGCCTTTCCACTGGATGTATTATCCACTACCATGCACGTACCCTAATTTGAAGAGAGAAACAAACGTCAAATCACGTGCACTACAGTCTACAGTAATGGGAGTGTTAGATTCACATCGCTGTCCAACTGTTTAATTCTATTAAGAGCATTACATATCATATATGGTGCTTTGGGACTGGTTTATTATTCCTAAGGCGGATGTATATTTGTGGACGTAAAAAATGCACTAACTAGAGGAAAATCACACTAACTGCGTACGTGATGCAATATTAAgataaataaaattagaagaacaaTAGATGAAGATAGCATTCTTATTCAATGGGACATTCCGGTGTAGCAGAAAAGGTATGAACAAGAGTGATTGAGCTAAGCTTTCAAAGTTTGTTAATGGAGAAAAgtagaggcggatccagaataTATAGTATATATGAGTTCTAAACCAGTGGTATATGTAGGACTTTTTACAAGTGGTGCCACCACTTAAAAAATGAACGTACAAATCCGTAAAATCATATTGAAAAACACCATTCTAGTACGTTCCTATAACTCTCCTTGACAAGTATTCATATGAAATATACCTCCGTAATAGTCAATTCAAGAATAAGATCTTTTACACCACATATTCACTGGTGCAGTTTAGATCACTGTTTGTCAACTTGGAGGATGTGACTAGTTCGACTCTCAATATCCATTTAAACAGAGAGCTAATGAGGTAGGTTAAAATGAACtgcaaaaataaataataatccaGATAGAACGAACCCCCGGCCCGATCGACCTCTAAAGTAACAGACGAATGAGGCATCCGACCAGCAGGCTGTCTACATTGGTTGAGAAGTGAGTGGAATCGTATTTCTACATGGTTTTGGAGTCCGTTATCGTTGCAATATGTTAAAAGTTGTTGTCATTCACTTGGTTGGGCCATGGTCAATCAGGTTGAACAATACGTCTGATGTTGTCTCAAGGAGTTGATTTTGCGGATAGCCACTCAACTAATAATTAATGTGACGGTTAAAACCGGGCCTACTTGATTTTTCTATTTGATCGAGACCAGGGAGTTGCATCGAAGGTCGGCCTCGTAGTGGATTAGACCAGAGCACGAGGATAAGGTACCGAGTTCGAGAATCGAGGAGCTGGTCGAGATAAAGGCCAGTAGCGGTCGAGACCAAATAGGACAGACTTCGAGCAACGCGCAATAACAAAAAAGCGAGATATCCGTGACCGGTCGAAGATCATGGCGGAAATTccggaacagatcaaatcaagggcggttgtttaggctaatcatgggatttacttccgtaattagaattgtaccatagataggattcatctactatataaagagggttctaATCATTTTATAGACAGCTTACATTAACGCATATTAAAGCAATCAGTTTGTTTATCTCTTAATTATTTGGTACTGATCAGTTCGAGGGCACTCAAGCTCGAAAGCTAAATTACGTTTTAACACTGGTTTGCTTTATCTCGTTGTTAATTTCTACTAATAATCTTTACATTTATCAATTGATATTAGGTGACATCACCTGTCCTTAAAACCACTTTagaagtttaattgttatccaattattaggataaacagtttggcgctcaccgtggggctaaggataatagtgattgcctggtaTTAATTCTCATACTACATACTGTTTTATGCATGTTCTCGTaagtgtctttgatttcaggaatcaacatgtcaaacaCTCAAGTAGCACCCACTTACACAGATAACAGCCTTGGTCTTCATGGCGAGAACGAGCATGTAGTCGTCGCGGGAAATATGGTACCTCTAGTCAACCCCGATGGACCACCGACCGTAGACCCAATCGATGTCAGCTCCCATATTGCCATTAATAGGAATTTGGGCGTCGACCCTAAAAATAGCGTCCGCAGAAATGCCCGAGCAGTTGATCAGAATGCACAAAACGGTGAAGAAGGCAaaattagccttcgaatgatattctAAATGTTACAAACTCAACAAGTTGCGATAGCgaactccaaaatcagaatcgagtACCAAGCAGAATTGAGCTCGAGACATCACAAGAAGTTATTCATAGAGCCGAACATGTACTGGTGAAATCGAACGCCATAGAATCGGGGACTGACCCCGCCATTATGAAGATACTCGATGACCTCACTAAACGGATTGAATcaggagaaaagaaaatcgaggCAAATAATAAAAAAGGTAGAAACATACAACTCCCgggttgatcaaataccgggaGCGCCACCGATTCTAAAGGATTTGGATTCGAAGAATTTCATGCAGAAGCCTTTCCCTCAAGTGCGGCTCTGAAGCCCATCTCGAAAAATTCCGCATGCTAGAAATTCCCAAATACAATGGAACCAATGACCCTAATAAGCATGTTACTTCTTATACATGCGCAATGAAGGGGAATGACTTGGAAGACGATAAGATCGAATCTGTTCTATTGAAAAAGTTTGGAGAGACTTTATCGAAAGGGGcgatgatatggtaccataatttgCCGCTCAATTCCATTGATTCCTTCGCCATGCTTGCAGATTCGTTTATAAAGGCACATATCGTAGCAATAAAGGTTGCGACTAGGAAGTCAAACCTCTTCAAAGTAAGACAAAGGACAACGAAATACTAAGGGAATTCATATCTCGGTTCCAGATGGAACGCATGGACCTACCCCCGGTCATGGACGATTAGGTTGTTCAATCTTttactcaaggtttgaacgagcaAAGTTCGATAGTGTCACAACAATTAAAGTAGAATTTAATTGAATATCCAGTTGTAACCTGCGCCGATATACATAATCGATACCAGTCAATGATTAGAGTCGAGGATGATCAATTAGGAACTCCTTCTGGTTCCGTTTATTTGAATAGGCCCATCAGTATAATTCAAAGGGATATCGATAGAGAACCCCGATCGAACAGAGATCGGTACCAACCATACAATGCAAATCGTAGAAACAGCGGCCCAGGACGTAACCCCGCTCGAAATAATCGAAGGAATGATTGAGGATAGAGCTCCCGAGGGCTCATGAGTAAAAATGGCTTCGATAAACATGTCGAGCCCACGAAAGCACGGCAActatcagaatataacttcaacatCGACGCGTCAGGTATTGTATCAGCCATTTGACGGATCAAAGATACCAGATGGCCCAGGCCTCTACAGACCGACCCAGCTCAAAGGAATCCTAATCAAATGTGCAAATACCATAGTACCCATGGTTACAAGACCGAAGATTGCATACACCTGAGGGAGGAGGTAGTTCATTTATTCAAAGAGGTTCACCTTtgagaattcttaagtgatcgAGCCAAGAACCAATTCAAATATAGAGATTCAAACAGACTGAACGAGCAGGAAGAGCCGTAGCATGTAATTCACATGATCGGTGGTAgggtcgatattcctcaaggACCTGTATTTAAACGCACCAAGGTGACAATCACGAGGGAGAAGCGAACTCGGGACTACTTACTAGAAGAAACCTTGTCTTTCAATgacgaggatgcagaagggatcgaacaacTTCACAATGACacactggtaatatctatccttatgaataaaattcaagttaaatgtgtgttgattgatccaggttaAGGCTGACAAGTGGGCTGGTGAGACTCGGGACCGGCCTAGGCCTAACCAGATAGGACCGAGACCAGGGGGTGGGCCTGCTAAGTGGGCCGGTTAAGGCCAAAAACCTTTAGGACCAAACCGTTTGGGCCGAGGACCAATTCCTAAATGGGTCGGTTCAACCGGTCATAACCGGTCCCAAACGGGCCCAACgactaaatttaaaaaaaatcccTCAAAAAAATCTGACCGTTAGGTCATTTAAAATATAGTCGTTGGGCCTGAAAAAATAGTCGTTTGGGCTTTGCAAAATAGCCATTTAACTACCTCCCccccaactttgttttaaccccaaacctTTTACAATTATACCTTTTCCCTATTtccaactataaatacccctttattctttatttttctcacaaaatcatcaatctctctctaattttcttctataattggttactttattgttgcaatttgtgtgaaaaattgtgaagttggtgaattgaagtattcaagtcttcaagtctttaacgataattaattttcaacaagttgttcgtcaatgatcggtaaactcgttccaactctttagttttaatattatagttttgtttgttttatttactttgtataattataattaatatgaccttttccttaaaaaaaatatttagtaaaaataagggaaaattcAAGAGTGTCTAGTGACCAACCTATTCCTCCTCTAATTCCCTGGGCTCCCCTACCCAAACCCCATACCCGCCCTCCACCTGCTGCTATTCTTGATAGTGAAAatactttattacaatttacTGAGAGTCAATATGTGCATAATGTTGGTGGTGGTCATGAACGCTTAGATGATGAATATATGAATTTTCTTTATGGTAATCCAActattgatgaagaagatgagcaggAAATAGATTTAGATGAAACACAATCGGATGATAATACACCCACTAGTCATGTTGCTGAAGTTAACCGAAttaatccaaatgatgccccggTTGACCCCCCTGTTACTTCACCTACTTTTTccagacaaccttctaaacgggccgaaacatctcttgtttggccattttttattcaaataagagaaaaataaagcTAAATGTAAAACTTGTGGCAAAGAGTTAGCTTTTAACTATGTTACTCGAGGGGGGGGCGGAAAGTTTGAGGAGACACATAATGATACACCCTCAAGATAAAGTTAAATATAATCAAATGAAAGTTGCGGCCAGGGGACAAATTTACTTAGTCAGCCTGATCCTAGTACCGGGTCAAATCAATTTCAATCgagaattaacactgttaccggtggtattttatattatgacccaagaaaacaaagggaagaaTTAGCAAAAATAGTTACTGTTAtatgcttaccctatagttttccctCTAACCCTCACTTTGTGTATTATATTAGAAgaatttttaatcctacttataacgGATGGCCTCGCACAACcgttaagagcgatatttataaatataaacatgaatatgaacaatatttgcgctatttatttactcatgtTAATTGTCgtgttgctattactactgatattggtagaagtggtaaagactgtgattatcttactgttacaattcattggattgatgaggattggataatgcaaaagcgcattattgcttatagaataattaattcacgccatACAATGCAGTTTATTTCTAGCACGGTTATGGATATTTATAGATATTTTTGtattagtgataaaataatgtcaatttcaatggataatgctactaGTAACACTAATGATGTAGCCTTGTTTaccactacactaaatcctgcatttagtaacatttttcatgttagatgtatgtgtcatatttatcatttaattgtgggtgatggtatgagaatattaaatgttgaaattgaaaaggttaaaatggctcttcactggtttttttattcaaaccgtagaagttgacttagagaatattttaaaagatgtgatgaatttggcctaatAGAAAGAAatgttcctaaaccttgtccaactagatggaattacatgtaagaaagtttagttgttgcatatgaatataaaacccccataaactcaacgtttaatgctcatgtaagtgatgatgatgagcaccttataAATGcggattggactaatgttaaaatgcttgtagattttttagaaagatttcatgttgctacaaatgaattttctggacaatattatcctactatttcaaactgtttagtttatcttgcagAACATGCAAATTTATTTGCTTATTTTTCAGAGGGTGGAGAAATTTATGAAGAagctattgattctatgagaaagaaatttaaaaaatatttttttcctatttcccctatttatggtgttgctgcctTATTAAATCCTACTaagaaattaggaggtcctcaataTTTGTATCAATCTATTTATAATGGTTTAGCACTTAAAGATAAGGAGTTGTCTATACTTTcggatgcaaaagcctcaattaaaataaattctCAAACTATTTATAGTGTTTATCAAATTGCAATAGATAATGCTAGACCAAATATTCCAACTCCTTTTTCTTCtagttctcaatcatctaaaagaactgcaggAGTAAGAGCACTTACTACTTGGAcagagttcaggggttctcaaggttgtCCCACTAGTGATTGTTCACAACTAAAAgagcttgaagtttatttgtcacaGGGACTTGAGGAAGTGAATCCCGACAGCTCATttaatcttttggaatggtggaaggacaaagaaaaatactttccgatcctttcaaggatggcccgagatattttaaccattcaagcttcaacagtggcatcgaaGAGCGCtgtcagtcaagcaagacttcaactcggtgattatagagtgtctatgagggagagcttggaaaaattagTACTTTTCAGAGACTGGATCCGTTCGGAgcgaagaaattttggacttgctgaatcacaaccagaggtagacgaagcttacgaagaaatgctagtaacttgcggaggatgcagcttcgcccggaagcggtgatgaacaagcttcttttcccccaccaccaacggaaattcctccgaaccttgatgaatttatgaaatttgtaagagataccatataaaattaatatgtaacttgtattttggcacatcttgattagtttctttttcttctcaatggtggtattagcaccttggTTGTGCTCATTCTATTGGGGGGGGGGAGGCTAAGAAAGATTGGGCCATATTTTGTTAAtgtcataataataaaaattaaaacgcattcccttgaatatctttttaaaatattttgtcttttaaatttgaattaaaaaattttAAGTCACAACTATATAAtgtaatttacaagaaattgccttagattaaaaaaatattttaaaaaaatagtccaGGCCCACTTAGGCCCACATAGGCCCGGAACCGGCCCACTTAGCCCGGGACCGTTAGTTCATGGTCTCGGTCCTGGTTCGGTTACCTCCAAAAGCCCACGAAACTCGGGACCGTATAAGCCTGGGTCCATATAGGATCGGCCCACGAAGCCCCTTTATGCCCGGGACGGTCCGTTTTCCAGCCttaatccaggtagctcggcaatATTATTCGATCAAGGGTCGTAGAGCAACTCGGCCTCCAAGATTAAAGCGTGCCTACAACTCGGGTACTTAAcggtttcaacatggcaagtgaaaccaccaaaggggaaattATTTTGCCAGTAAACATGGCCGAGACCATTCAAGAAACAAAATTCCATGTGATCGAaggcgacatgaggtacaacgcgtTGCTcgggaggccttggatccataacATGAGGGAAGTACCCTCGACGCTTCATCAAGTCCTGAAGTTCCCAACATCAAAAGGAATCAAAACGGTGTACGGTGAACGACCCGCTGCCAAAGAAATGTTTGCAATCAATGAGGTAGTACTAGTATCGACGCTTTCATCAGCAAATGGATTGGAATAGAAGGGAAAGCaagaagtcaaatagcaaccacagtcaCCGGCCTCGGCCCGATCAGAGAAGCAGGAAACTTTTAAGGATgatgattatatgatacctcgaaccttcatAATCCCCGATGATTTCGATGCAACAAAGTCAACGGACGAAGAGTTGGAATAAATCATACTGATCGAGCGTCTTCCCGATCGAAAGTTATACCTAGGAacggggttaactcccgagctcaggaaaaaacccattcaatttcttttaaataatatggattgttttgcttgttcccacctagatatgacagggatcccaccggataTCACTACGCATCGAGTGAGCTTGTTCCTGAAGTTTCGCTCTGTGAAACAAAAGAGAAGACCTCAGTCAgaggtaaaacatgcattcattAAGGATGAGGTAACAAAACTTCTCAATATAAGATCCATTCGGGACGTAAAATATCTtgaatggttagcaaacgtagttgtagtccctaaaaagagaaacaaacttagaatgtgcgtagactaCAAGGaattaaacaaagcatgccctaaagattttttttcctttgtcgAATATCGATtgcatgatcgatgccatggcCGGCCATgagatccttagttttctcgatgcctactccggatacaatcaaatacaaatgaacccggaggatcaggaaaagacttcgttttTCACTAAATACGGCAGctattgctataatgtaatgccgtTCGGACAAAAAAATGTTGGTGCTACTTATTAATgcctagtaaatcgaatgttcgaagaataaataggtaaatcaatggaggtttatattgatgatatgctatttaagtccctgcgagcataggaccatttgaaacatttgcaggagaCCTTCGACATATTGagcaaatacaacatgaagctctacccggagaaatgtgcattcggggtcggtTCGGGCAAGTTCCTCGACTTTAAGGTATCAAATTGGGGAATCGAAATCAACCCCAATAAAATCAAGGCAATCAAAGACATCACAGTTGTTGATAATGTCAAGGATTGTACAAAGGTTAATAGGGCACATCGCCGCCCTGAGTCGATTTATTTCGAGGTCCTCATATAAGAGCCACTAGTTCTTCTCACTGCTTAAGAAAAGAGCAGTTTCGCATGGACCCCAAAATATCAACAGGCCTTGGAGGAACTCAAATGATACCCGTTGAGCCCACCATTGCTTCACACCCCAAAGGCGGACGAGCAACTTTACTTATACTTAGCGGTCtcggagatagcggtaagtggggtcTTAGTTTGGGAAGATCAAGGTACGCAATTttctatttattatgttagtcgGACCCTAGGCAAAGGCGAGACCTGgtacccacacttagaaaaattagcgcttgctttaataagcacctctaggaaattaaaaccatattttcaatgtcacccaattTGTGTTGTAACCACCTACCCCATCCGCAACATTTTACACAAGCCTAAACTCTCAGGTCGATTGGCCAAATAGGTCGTCGAGAtcagtgggtacgatatcgagtatcaaccccgaacgaccatcaagtctcaaatcctgACAGACTTCGTGGCTGACTTTATGCCAGCCCTCGTACCCGAGGTCGAAAGGAACTATTATTAAAATCGGGTACATCATGGGGGTGTGGACCCTCTTCACAGACGGTGGTTCGAACGTGAAGGGGTCCGGGCTAGGCATCATTTTGAAGACACCCATAGGTAATACAATTAGACAGTCTACCAAAACTCcaaaattaactaacaatgaggccgagtatgaggccattaTTGCAGGTCTCAACTAGCTAAGAGCTTGGGCGCGGAGGTCATCGAGGCTAAGTGCGACTCCCAActtgtggtaaatcaagtcaacAGAACTTTCGAGGTTTGAAAAgatcgaatgcagaggtacttgaACAAACTACAAGTGTCTCTACATCGATTTAAAGAATGGACATTGTAGCacgtacctcgagaacaaaatagcgaggctgatgcccttgcaaatttggggtcatcGATCGAAGATGATGAACTTAGCTCGGGGACTGTCATACAACTTTCGAGGTCAGTAATCGAACAAGGACACGccaaaataaactccacaagtctaacatgggattggaggaataagcaCATCGAGTACCTAAAAAACGGGAAGCTGCCATCGGATCCTAAAGAATCAAGGACTCTACACGCGAAGGTTGCACGGTTCACATTGGCCGAGGATGGAACACTGTATAGGAGAACGTTCGATGGACCATTAGCAACATGTTTAGTACCAGGAGACACCGATTACATTCTACGGGAAATTTACGAGGTCACTTACGgaaattgtgagcacgtgatttttgccctatgtgagaattactcccaaaatttcaaaataaaacaattttcctttgtgtgcaattttgagaattttcgtggcatttttggataattatttgtatttgtccgtgcatgtttatttattagattaataaaaaaatacaaaaatatgtcgcatttgcatttaggatttaattctacaattaagagcaattaagtttgttttacaagaacaaaaatcataaaaataatgtacgttgtagttttagcatttaatgtccaaattgtatgattttatcgttaattgctatgtaattgtgtcttaattgttaagagttaattagtacttttataaattaatttagttctataggttaatttagaatttatagaattttagttttattttaagaaaaaaaagaaaaagaagcaatggaaataaaagaagaagaaaatcggattgggtcttttcttccattttaaaccacaggcccaaataaccaaacccccaccgggtcgacccgatctggtccgccccataacccaaacaaatacccccccccctttttcttccattttttcatttttc from Nicotiana sylvestris chromosome 12, ASM39365v2, whole genome shotgun sequence encodes the following:
- the LOC138883215 gene encoding zinc finger BED domain-containing protein RICESLEEPER 4-like, which encodes MSISMDNATSNTNDVALFTTTLNPAFSNIFHVRYFLERFHVATNEFSGQYYPTISNCLVYLAEHANLFAYFSEGGEIYEEAIDSMRKKFKKYFFPISPIYGVAALLNPTKKLGGPQYLYQSIYNGLALKDKELSILSDAKASIKINSQTIYSVYQIAIDNARPNIPTPFSSSSQSSKRTAGVRALTTWTEFRGSQGCPTSDCSQLKELEVYLSQGLEEVNPDSSFNLLEWWKDKEKYFPILSRMARDILTIQASTVASKSAVSQARLQLGDYRVSMRESLEKLVLFRDWIRSERRNFGLAESQPEVDEAYEEMLFIQQIRLPLLFFFL